A stretch of Crossiella cryophila DNA encodes these proteins:
- the recN gene encoding DNA repair protein RecN, translating into MLAEMRIQGLGVIADATLELHPGLTVVTGETGAGKTMVVTGLHLLSGGRAEASRVRTGAERATVEGTFQLRGDDARAGAAQALSVATEAGADVDDDGSLITVRSVSADGRSKAHLGGRSVPVGLLSELTEQLLAVHGQNDQLRLMRTGEQRAVLDRFAGAAIAEPLAEYRDLRGQWIAVARELTERTERAREMVREAEMLRHGLGEIESVAPQPGEDTLLVDRARRLADADQLRETASGAAHAVAGAADGDPDQPGALGLIGEARRRLAAAEDPALRELEPRLVEAAALLTDVGTELTTYLEQLDADPAELERVLARQAELKQLTRKYAADVDGVLVWAADAQARLTGLDTSEETLGKLAKQRDALAKKLAKIAGTLTAIRRTAAEQLAKAVTEELSGLAMAHARIELTVQHKQAGEGDELSLKVGNELLQAGPDGVDEVELLLVAHPGAPALPVHKGASGGELSRVMLAIEVVLAHTDPVPTLVFDEVDAGVGGRAAVEIGRRLAKLARSHQVIVVTHLAQVAAYADRHLLVDKNIGAEGLTKSGVRVLNHNQRVVELARMLAGLESTESGRAHAEELLATAEAYTQALRP; encoded by the coding sequence GTGCTGGCCGAGATGCGCATCCAGGGCCTCGGCGTGATTGCCGACGCCACCCTCGAACTGCACCCCGGCCTCACCGTGGTCACCGGTGAGACGGGTGCTGGCAAGACAATGGTGGTGACCGGGCTCCACCTGCTCTCTGGCGGTCGCGCGGAAGCCTCCAGGGTTCGGACCGGGGCTGAGCGCGCCACCGTCGAGGGAACCTTCCAACTCCGCGGTGACGACGCGCGTGCCGGGGCCGCCCAGGCGCTGAGCGTGGCCACCGAGGCTGGCGCCGACGTCGACGACGACGGCAGCCTCATCACCGTGCGCTCGGTGAGCGCCGACGGACGCTCCAAGGCCCACCTGGGTGGGCGGAGCGTGCCGGTCGGGCTGCTCTCCGAGCTGACCGAACAACTGCTCGCCGTGCACGGGCAGAACGACCAGCTCCGGCTGATGCGCACCGGCGAGCAGCGGGCCGTGCTGGACCGCTTCGCGGGCGCGGCCATCGCCGAACCGCTGGCCGAGTACCGGGACCTGCGCGGGCAGTGGATCGCGGTGGCCAGGGAGCTGACCGAACGCACCGAACGCGCCCGCGAGATGGTCCGCGAGGCCGAGATGCTGCGGCACGGGCTGGGCGAGATCGAGTCCGTGGCCCCGCAGCCCGGCGAGGACACCCTGCTGGTCGACCGGGCCCGCAGGCTCGCCGACGCCGACCAGCTCCGCGAGACCGCCTCCGGGGCCGCGCACGCGGTGGCCGGCGCCGCCGACGGCGATCCCGACCAGCCCGGCGCGCTCGGCCTGATCGGCGAGGCCCGGCGCAGGCTGGCCGCTGCCGAGGACCCGGCGCTGCGTGAACTGGAACCCCGGCTGGTGGAGGCGGCGGCGCTGCTCACCGACGTGGGCACCGAACTGACCACCTACCTGGAGCAGCTCGACGCCGATCCGGCCGAGCTGGAACGGGTGCTGGCCCGGCAGGCCGAGCTGAAGCAGCTCACCCGCAAGTACGCCGCGGACGTGGACGGCGTGCTGGTCTGGGCCGCCGACGCGCAGGCCAGGCTGACCGGCCTGGACACCTCCGAGGAGACCCTCGGCAAGCTCGCCAAGCAGCGGGACGCGCTGGCCAAGAAGCTGGCCAAGATCGCGGGCACGCTCACCGCGATCCGGCGCACCGCGGCCGAACAGCTGGCCAAGGCGGTCACCGAGGAACTGTCCGGACTGGCCATGGCGCACGCCAGGATCGAACTGACCGTGCAGCACAAGCAGGCAGGCGAGGGCGACGAGCTGTCGCTCAAGGTCGGCAACGAGCTGCTGCAGGCCGGGCCGGACGGGGTGGACGAGGTCGAGCTGCTGCTCGTCGCGCACCCCGGCGCGCCCGCGCTGCCGGTGCACAAGGGCGCCTCCGGCGGTGAGCTGTCCCGGGTGATGCTGGCCATCGAGGTGGTGCTCGCGCACACCGACCCGGTGCCCACCCTGGTCTTCGACGAGGTCGACGCAGGGGTCGGCGGGCGGGCCGCGGTGGAGATCGGGCGGCGGCTGGCCAAACTGGCCCGCAGCCACCAGGTCATCGTGGTCACCCACCTGGCCCAGGTGGCCGCCTACGCCGACCGGCACCTGCTGGTGGACAAGAACATCGGCGCCGAGGGGCTGACCAAGTCCGGGGTGCGGGTGCTCAACCACAACCAGCGGGTGGTGGAGCTGGCCAGGATGCTGGCCGGGCTGGAGTCCACCGAATCCGGCCGCGCGCACGCCGAGGAGCTGCTGGCCACCGCGGAGGCCTACACCCAGGCACTGCGCCCGTAG
- a CDS encoding NAD kinase, whose protein sequence is MTRELLLVVHTGRPENRRTTEYVAGKLRQAGLRLRVLVEEAADINAACYDTIVAHTDEAAEGTELVLVLGGDGTLLRAAELARPAGVPVLGVNLGRVGFLAEADSEELHEVVAAVIDRTYHVEQRMTLDVIVRLNGTVLARTWALNEASVEKSSRERILDAVLEVDERPVSGFGCDGVLVATPTGSTAYAFSAGGPVIWPEVEALLVVPSNAHALFARPLVVSPNSLVAVEVAPGGHPAVLCCDGQRTVELPPGARVEVVGGKVPVNLVRLKKEPFADRLVRKFSLPVQGWRGPVIPNR, encoded by the coding sequence ATGACCCGTGAGCTTTTGCTCGTGGTGCACACCGGCCGTCCGGAGAACCGGCGCACGACCGAATACGTGGCCGGGAAGCTACGGCAGGCCGGGTTGAGGCTGCGGGTCCTGGTGGAGGAGGCCGCCGACATCAACGCGGCCTGCTACGACACCATCGTGGCGCACACCGACGAGGCCGCCGAGGGCACCGAACTCGTGCTGGTGCTCGGCGGCGACGGGACCCTGCTGCGGGCCGCCGAACTGGCCAGGCCCGCCGGGGTGCCGGTGCTCGGGGTCAACCTGGGCCGGGTGGGCTTCCTGGCCGAGGCCGACTCCGAGGAGCTGCACGAGGTGGTGGCCGCGGTCATCGACCGGACCTACCACGTCGAACAGCGGATGACCCTGGACGTGATCGTCCGGCTCAACGGGACCGTGCTGGCCCGCACCTGGGCGCTCAACGAGGCCAGTGTGGAGAAGTCCAGCCGGGAACGGATCCTGGACGCGGTGCTGGAGGTCGACGAGCGCCCGGTGTCCGGCTTCGGCTGCGACGGGGTGCTGGTGGCCACGCCGACCGGGTCCACCGCCTACGCCTTCTCCGCCGGCGGGCCGGTGATCTGGCCCGAGGTGGAGGCACTGCTGGTGGTGCCCAGCAACGCGCACGCGCTGTTCGCCCGGCCGCTGGTGGTCTCGCCGAACTCGCTGGTCGCGGTGGAGGTCGCGCCCGGTGGACACCCCGCGGTGCTGTGCTGCGACGGGCAGCGCACCGTGGAGCTGCCGCCCGGCGCGCGGGTGGAGGTCGTCGGCGGGAAGGTGCCGGTCAACCTGGTGCGGCTGAAGAAGGAACCCTTCGCCGACCGGCTGGTGCGCAAGTTCTCGCTGCCGGTCCAGGGCTGGCGCGGACCAGTTATCCCCAACCGGTAG